In Spartobacteria bacterium, the genomic window GCAACATGGCTCTTGATCTGAAAATCCTTTGGTTGACCGTACGAACGGTTTTACGGCGGGAAGGAATCAACGCAGGCGGATGTGGAACAATGCCGCGGTTCAATGGAACGTACAAAACGCGGAGTGACAGGTGAACGAAATATACATCCTGGGCGCAGGCGGACACGGAAAAGTAGTGGCAAGCGTACTGCACTCCGCCGGTATCCCTGTGTCCGGATTTTATGATGATGCGCCGGCATTGCTCCAAAAAACCGTGGCTGGCCTCCCCGTCCTCGGGACATTGCGGGATTTTATGAGGCTCGATGCGCCTCGGGCGCTCATCGGCATGGGAGATAGACAGCTCAGAACGCGGCTCTCCGCTATATGCATTCAGACTCGTTGGATCACAGCCATACATGCTGCATCGTGGGTCGATCCGACTGTCGAACTCGGTGCGGGTTCAGTCATCTGCGCCGGAAGCATAATTCAACCAGACACCATAATTGGCAACCATTGCATCGTTAATACGGGAGCAACAGTGGATCATGACTGCAAACTCAGTAACTTTGTCCATATCTGTCCAGGGGTACATCTTGGAGGCAATGTTACTATCGGCGATGGTTCTTGGATCGGGATCGGAGCTCAGATCATCCAGGGCGTGACCGTAGGCAAAAATGTCATAATTGGAGCCGGGTCCACCGTTTTACACGATGTACCAGACAACATTATGGCCGTAGGCTCGCCATCCCGCATCGTGAGGTATATATGCTGAATACGAAGCTATCCCCTTGGCCGGTCTTTGCCGAGGACGAGCGAGAAGCTGTACAACGAGTTCTCGAATCCGGCAAAGTCAACTATTGGACTGGTGATGAGTGCAAAAAATTTGAAACCGAATATGCAGCCTATGTTGGCCGCAGCCACGCTATCGCCCTGGCCAACGGTACATTAGCCTTAGAATTGGCCCTGCACGCTCACGGCATTGGTCCAGGAGACGACGTCATCACTTCATGCTGGACGTTTATTGCCTCGGCCAGCTGCGCCGTTATGCGTGGTGCCAAGCCTGTCCTGGCCGACGTGGACCCGGTGTCCCGCAATATTACCGCAGAAACCATTGCACGCGTCCTCACTCCACAAACCCGTGCTATCATC contains:
- a CDS encoding acetyltransferase, which encodes MNEIYILGAGGHGKVVASVLHSAGIPVSGFYDDAPALLQKTVAGLPVLGTLRDFMRLDAPRALIGMGDRQLRTRLSAICIQTRWITAIHAASWVDPTVELGAGSVICAGSIIQPDTIIGNHCIVNTGATVDHDCKLSNFVHICPGVHLGGNVTIGDGSWIGIGAQIIQGVTVGKNVIIGAGSTVLHDVPDNIMAVGSPSRIVRYIC